The genomic interval CCGACAAGGTCGATAGTATGGAGACGTCAGTAGTCCAGGTAAAGACAGTTCGGGCTAACAAGACAAGCAGCCTGGGCGAGTCCCTGGCTCATACTTGTGTGGTAAGCTTTGTAAAGCTCGTTGTTTAAAAAGCTACTAATTATATATCCAAAATTACAGGGCTGGCACTTTCGCTTATCTCTAGAAATCAGGGCTTTAGGTAAAATAAACGGAGATATCAATGAATATCCACGCGGAAAATGTATTTGGATTGATATCGTTACCTCATTCTGTCAAAATAACTGCGGAGAAATGTGTTCCGCCTGAACCGTGGCGTAGTTGACCCCCACGACCTCCCGCAATCGTAGAAAACGCGACTCGACATTGGAATAATACGAGCGCTTCAAAGATTACAATGAAGCTACCTTGCACTGGAACAGCGATAAGGGATAGACCCCACTGTATAACTGTATACCACAGATAAATATGGGTTGTATTTTGGGGGAGGAGCCTCGTGGGTTAAACTTTTGACGGTCACAGCGACAGCGTACGGCACCCCGTCCTTTACGGAACTGCATAATCTGTTTTGTCCAAGTATTGCATCCACAGATAACTgcacagaaacaacagcaTTCTATCGAGTCTGGAACACCATATTATCCCATCTTCTCAAGAGTGGATCTTCTTCATTCACAACACCCCGCGTTCCCAATAGATAGTAACATAGAATCGTAACTTTTGGCTGATCATCACGCAGCGGCTGCATGAGTATATTCCTGTATGCACCTACCACACGGCGTTCATTACGTGCTACCAACACATGATTTACGGACCTTGTCACCAGTAGCTCAGGCATCGAACCTTACCCCCATATCCATCGTGTTAAAGAGCAGAAGTACGAGACTCTGAACCCGGTCACTGTCTTTCTTCGCGCCTTCAGCATCTGGGACGCCTCTACTTGTGTTGTAGGGCCAATGCACTGAGGACAGCCTCTGTCGATACCTCTGCCGATCCACGTGTTTGTtatatgtacttgtaacacACTCCATCCGTCGTTAATCTCAATTTATTACCTATTCCCCTACCCTTCTATCAGTCTAGACACCCTGCTATCTACACACTATGGGAGCCTAACCTTCTCAAATCGTTTAGGTTGTTTCCAAGATAAGCCACACCTTACCGTCACATCTGGGCCGAGAAATCCCTTGTGGAATAGCTTATTCGCCGTGCTAAATCGCCACCAAACATGCGTAAGTTTTTGAGCCAACACCTTTCGCAGCTCTTGCGTATCTTGGCAGGCACCTCATCGCCGAGATTTCTTGGCGTGCATTTTGGTGTCTTGGCATTTTGAGATAAGTGCGAAGACGTGTCTCACTCTTGTAACAATGATTTTGCAACTCTATCCACATTTGTGCTTGTGTCACGATTACCTCTTGGTAAATCCGGGTGAATATCGTCGGAGCCGTGCGTGGTGCCGTTCGACAGAGGTAGACCgtatatataaaaatgTTGATTCTACAGTTAAAGGGCACCATCAAACATCACTATGGACTCTCCCACCGAGGAAAAGTTCAACGACAAAAAGTCCCCCTTTGAGAAGGACGCCATCGAGGTGGACTtcgaggctgctgaggTCACCGATATCTCTTTCGTTGATTACGTCGGCGAAAAGCTCAATTTTGTCCCTGACGAAAATGGCGAACACACCAAGAATGTTCGTCTCATGGCCAGTTTTGTCGCTGAGATGACCGAGGAAGAAGCTGAGGAAATTCTTCTCAAGTTCATCCCCCTCCACGAAGATGATTACAATCTGCGGTTGGAGCAAAAGGAATATCTGAAGTCGCTTGTGAAAGGCGAGAAAGAAGCACCTGACCCCACAACCTACTCTATGGATCTCCGAATCGAAGCTGCTGCCATCAAGCATTGGTCGCCTTACGTCGAAGTTCGAGCCGTTACCGATTGTTGGGATGATATGGACGAACCTTGCGAGACAATCAGATCTTATGCCATCGGCTTGGTCTGGCTTCTTGTCGGATGCTTCGTGAACCAGTTCTTCATCTTCCGCTTcccttccatctccattaGCTCCGACGTCCTGCAGCTGCTCACCTATCCATGTGGAGAGTTCCTGGCTCGAGTTTTGCCCGACTGGGGGTTTACTTTCCGAGGAACCCGAATCACTCTCAACCCTGGTCCTTGGACAAGAAAGGAGCAGATGTTTGCGACCTTCTTCCTCAgcggtggtgatggttcCACTTATGTGTCGGCCTACAACCTCCCCACCCAGCTCCTGCCCATGTACTACGATCAGAAATGGGCCACCTTTGGTTACCAGATTATGTTGACCCTTTCTTCTCAGTACATTGGTTTTGGATTCGCTGGTATCCTGCGACGATTTGCCATCTACCCTACCAAGGCAATGTGGCCTATGCAAATGCCCACTCTGGCGCTCAACCGAGCCCTACTGGATCCCGAGAGGAAGCAGAGCATCAACGGATGGACCATTAGCAAGTATTGGTTCTTCCTGGTGGTGTTTGCAGGCTCATTCGTCTACTATTGGATTCCCGACTACCTGTTTGCAGCTCTCAGTAACTTCAACTGGATGACATGGATAGCTCCCAACAATGTAAACCTGGCTCTTCTCACTGGGCAGTCTGGAATGGGTATAAACCCCATCCCCACCTTTGATCTTAACGTCATTGGCGTGGGTAACGTCGTCACTCCGTGGTGGTCAGTTGTTAACATTCTTGTGGGAGCTATTCTAGGAACCTTTACAATCATTGGTGTATACTGGTCCAACATCAGATGGACCGCCTATCTGCCTATGAACACTCCTGGAatcttcaacaacaaagGAGGTAGCTACAAGGTGACCAAGATCCTGACTAATGGTGTTtttgacgaggagaagtACCAGAAGTATGGTCCTCCACTGTGGGGAGCTGCTAACCTGGTACTCTACGGttctttcttttctctctACACCCTTGGCTTTGTTTACACCATGCTGGCTTACTGGAGAGATATGTGCACAGCTGCCGTGGACTTTTACAACGGTATTGCCTTCTGGAACGGACGAAAGCGAACCGAGGTTGACTCTCCTTTTGCCCGACAGCTCAAAAAGTACCCCGATGTCCCTGATTGGTGGTTCTTTCTTATTCTTCTCATCTCCATTGGCTTCTGCATTGGCACTGTCAAGGGCTGGCCCACTTCCACTCCTGTCTGGGGTATCTTCTTTGTTCTCGGCATCAACGTGGTCTTCCTAGTCCCTATCTGTCTCCTTCAAGCTTACACTGGTAACGGATTTGCCCTCAACGTGCTTGTGGAGATTATTTGTGGCTATGCTCTCAACGGACGACCTACTGCACTCAACATTTTAAAGGCATACGGAGTCAACGTAGACTCCACCTCTCAGggctttgtgtctgtgtggaAGACTGGAATGTACGCCTACGTGCCTTCTCGGGCCATTTTCCGAACCCAGATCCTCTCCACCCTCATCAATGCGTTTGTCACCGTCGGAATTCTCCAGTACCAGCTCACCTTGACAGATATTTGCACCCCGGCCCAGCGAGCTACTACCAAGTTTACTTGCCCCAACCAGAACGTCTTCTACTCTGCATCGGTTCTATTTGGAGCTATCGGATCCAAGCGAGTTTTTGGAACCGGGGGAGGGGATGGCCTTTACCCCTTCCTTAAGTGGTGTTTCCTCATTGGAGCAGTTGTTGCTCTCATTTTCTTCGCCATTCAGTACACCATTCCGGCCTACATTGGCAAGCGGTACCCCGAGAGAAAGGAGGCCATGGTTCGACTCTCGGAGCGACTTGGAAAGATTAACCCCGTTGTTATCAACATGGGCTTCCTTCAGTTCGCTCCTGGCAACCTATCATACATTACTGGAGGTGTTTATCTGGCAGCATTTTGGACTCTGTacttgaagaagagataCACTGAGTGGTGGGCCAAGTACACCTATGTGATGGTTGCAGGTGTCAATGTCGGTATCGCCCTGGCAGCAATCATTGTGTTCTTTGC from Yarrowia lipolytica chromosome 1F, complete sequence carries:
- a CDS encoding uncharacterized protein (Compare to YALI0F13959g, similar to uniprot|Q06593 Saccharomyces cerevisiae YPR194c OPT2) yields the protein MDSPTEEKFNDKKSPFEKDAIEVDFEAAEVTDISFVDYVGEKLNFVPDENGEHTKNVRLMASFVAEMTEEEAEEILLKFIPLHEDDYNLRLEQKEYLKSLVKGEKEAPDPTTYSMDLRIEAAAIKHWSPYVEVRAVTDCWDDMDEPCETIRSYAIGLVWLLVGCFVNQFFIFRFPSISISSDVLQLLTYPCGEFLARVLPDWGFTFRGTRITLNPGPWTRKEQMFATFFLSGGDGSTYVSAYNLPTQLLPMYYDQKWATFGYQIMLTLSSQYIGFGFAGILRRFAIYPTKAMWPMQMPTLALNRALLDPERKQSINGWTISKYWFFLVVFAGSFVYYWIPDYLFAALSNFNWMTWIAPNNVNLALLTGQSGMGINPIPTFDLNVIGVGNVVTPWWSVVNILVGAILGTFTIIGVYWSNIRWTAYLPMNTPGIFNNKGGSYKVTKILTNGVFDEEKYQKYGPPLWGAANLVLYGSFFSLYTLGFVYTMLAYWRDMCTAAVDFYNGIAFWNGRKRTEVDSPFARQLKKYPDVPDWWFFLILLISIGFCIGTVKGWPTSTPVWGIFFVLGINVVFLVPICLLQAYTGNGFALNVLVEIICGYALNGRPTALNILKAYGVNVDSTSQGFVSVWKTGMYAYVPSRAIFRTQILSTLINAFVTVGILQYQLTLTDICTPAQRATTKFTCPNQNVFYSASVLFGAIGSKRVFGTGGGDGLYPFLKWCFLIGAVVALIFFAIQYTIPAYIGKRYPERKEAMVRLSERLGKINPVVINMGFLQFAPGNLSYITGGVYLAAFWTLYLKKRYTEWWAKYTYVMVAGVNVGIALAAIIVFFALQYSDIELSWWGNNVPYAGADGNETPLLTLAPGQLIGPQPGHFP